The following are encoded together in the Nitrospirota bacterium genome:
- a CDS encoding DUF3365 domain-containing protein, translated as MHTIKQLFAEFRALRISLSLKFIIGVAAVLSLAMGVSLYFITKNHEELIIKQVDLQAKTLFRQIIITRKWIADHGGIFVEKVPWKESSPYLTEPEIVDSAGRRYVKESPAMVTKELSKYAMEKELYWFHITSLKLMNPENAPDDFEKAALREFEFGQKKDSFKIEKIGAYHYYRYIAPLYIEESCLKCHAHQDYKVGDVRGAISISIPMDYALSMIRSGRRDMVLASMITISLLMAVLYIMMKELVLRPVSELNRSMREFSSGRSPETSVIRTGDELEVLSRSFVDMSRSLSEYHTGLEEKVRVATKSLEQANARLTELNRKKSDFIAEVSHELRTPLTSIKGAMDYLSSKLSMSSMPGADIDDITDFLNVIRNNADRLIRMVNDTLDLERIESGVVELHFSDVNISSLVKDVVTGFHAIAGRKGVAFRAAVPTDVVIFGDEDMIRQVLINLISNALSVSPGNSEIEITVSAPGDPVTTYIKDMGQGIAEYEKERIFDKYYTKRGKGGTGLGLAICKGIIEAHKGEIGVYNNKDGGGSTFYFSIPARRERV; from the coding sequence ATGCATACAATAAAACAGTTGTTCGCTGAGTTCAGGGCGTTAAGGATAAGCCTCAGCCTGAAATTCATTATCGGAGTTGCCGCTGTTTTGTCCTTGGCGATGGGGGTCTCTCTGTATTTCATTACGAAAAATCATGAGGAGCTTATCATCAAGCAGGTTGACCTGCAGGCCAAGACCCTCTTCAGGCAGATCATCATCACGCGCAAATGGATAGCCGACCACGGGGGGATATTTGTAGAGAAGGTTCCGTGGAAAGAATCAAGCCCTTACCTTACCGAACCTGAGATAGTGGACAGCGCGGGCAGGAGATATGTAAAGGAGAGCCCGGCAATGGTCACAAAAGAGCTCTCAAAATATGCGATGGAGAAGGAACTTTACTGGTTTCATATCACAAGCCTTAAACTCATGAATCCTGAAAATGCTCCAGATGATTTTGAAAAGGCCGCGCTTCGGGAGTTTGAATTCGGGCAGAAGAAGGATTCATTCAAGATAGAAAAAATCGGGGCATATCATTACTACAGGTACATAGCCCCGCTTTATATCGAGGAGTCGTGCCTTAAATGCCATGCTCATCAGGATTACAAGGTCGGGGATGTCAGGGGAGCGATAAGCATATCAATTCCTATGGATTACGCCTTATCCATGATACGTTCAGGAAGGAGGGACATGGTGCTGGCGAGTATGATTACTATCAGCTTACTGATGGCGGTGCTTTACATAATGATGAAGGAGCTGGTGCTTAGGCCTGTAAGTGAACTGAACAGGTCCATGAGGGAATTTTCAAGCGGAAGAAGCCCTGAGACATCTGTTATCAGGACAGGGGACGAGCTGGAGGTTCTGAGCAGGTCTTTTGTCGATATGTCACGGTCGCTCTCGGAATATCATACAGGCCTTGAGGAGAAGGTAAGGGTTGCCACAAAGAGCCTTGAGCAGGCAAACGCCAGATTAACTGAACTGAACAGAAAAAAATCCGACTTTATAGCTGAGGTCTCGCATGAACTGAGAACGCCCTTGACATCAATAAAAGGGGCGATGGATTACCTGTCGTCAAAACTGTCCATGAGCTCCATGCCGGGTGCGGATATTGACGACATAACTGATTTTCTGAATGTTATAAGAAATAACGCTGACAGGCTCATAAGGATGGTGAATGACACCCTTGACCTTGAGCGTATTGAATCCGGGGTTGTTGAGTTGCATTTCAGTGATGTCAATATATCTTCTCTTGTAAAGGATGTCGTTACAGGTTTCCATGCGATAGCCGGCAGGAAAGGGGTTGCCTTTAGAGCAGCCGTGCCCACGGATGTTGTGATCTTTGGTGATGAGGATATGATAAGGCAGGTGCTTATCAACCTCATCTCAAACGCCTTGAGCGTCAGCCCCGGCAACTCGGAGATAGAGATCACCGTTTCCGCACCTGGTGATCCGGTTACCACTTATATAAAGGATATGGGCCAGGGAATAGCTGAATATGAGAAAGAGAGGATATTTGATAAATATTATACTAAAAGAGGGAAAGGCGGGACAGGGCTCGGCCTTGCCATATGTAAAGGTATAATAGAAGCTCATAAGGGAGAGATAGGCGTGTACAATAATAAAGATGGCGGCGGGAGCACATTCTATTTCAGCATCCCGGCAAGAAGGGAGCGTGTCTGA